One stretch of Streptomyces sp. R21 DNA includes these proteins:
- the der gene encoding ribosome biogenesis GTPase Der encodes MNDQIQPDGSEHEHGALGDAEFAEFMELAAEEGFDVEDVEGAIDEAGHGPLPVLAVVGRPNVGKSTLVNRIIGRREAVVEDKPGVTRDRVTYEAEWAGRRFKLVDTGGWEQDVLGIDASVAAQAEYAIEAADAVVFVVDAKVGVTDTDEAVVRLLRKANKPVVLCANKVDGQSGEADATALWSLGIGEPHPVSSLHGRGTGDMLDAVLEALPEAPAQTFGTAVGGPRRIALIGRPNVGKSSLLNKVADEDRVVVNEIAGTTRDPVDELIELGGITWKFVDTAGIRKRVHLQQGADYYASLRTAAAVEKAEVAVILIDASESISIQDQRIVTMAVDAGRAIVLAFNKWDTLDEERRYYLEREIETELGQVAWAPRVNVSARTGRHMEKLVPAIETALDGWETRVPTGRLNAFLGELVAAHPHPVRGGKQPRILFGTQAGTKPPRFVLFASGFIEAGYRRFIERRLREEFGFEGTPIHISVRVREKRGNKKK; translated from the coding sequence ATGAACGACCAGATTCAGCCCGACGGCTCGGAGCACGAGCACGGGGCACTTGGCGATGCCGAGTTCGCGGAGTTCATGGAGCTCGCCGCGGAAGAGGGCTTCGACGTCGAGGACGTCGAGGGCGCGATCGACGAGGCGGGCCACGGCCCGCTGCCGGTCCTCGCCGTCGTCGGCCGTCCGAACGTCGGCAAGTCGACCCTGGTGAACCGCATCATCGGCCGCCGCGAGGCCGTCGTCGAGGACAAGCCGGGCGTCACCCGTGACCGCGTCACCTACGAGGCCGAGTGGGCGGGCCGCCGCTTCAAGCTCGTCGATACCGGCGGCTGGGAGCAGGACGTCCTCGGCATCGACGCGTCCGTGGCCGCGCAGGCCGAGTACGCGATCGAGGCGGCCGACGCGGTCGTCTTCGTCGTCGACGCCAAGGTCGGCGTCACCGACACCGACGAGGCCGTCGTCCGGCTGCTCCGCAAGGCCAACAAGCCCGTGGTGCTCTGCGCCAACAAGGTCGACGGCCAGAGCGGCGAGGCCGACGCCACCGCTCTGTGGTCCCTCGGCATCGGCGAGCCGCACCCGGTCTCCTCGCTGCACGGCCGCGGCACCGGCGACATGCTGGACGCCGTCCTGGAGGCGCTGCCCGAGGCCCCGGCGCAGACCTTCGGCACCGCGGTCGGCGGCCCCCGCCGCATCGCGCTGATCGGCCGTCCGAACGTCGGCAAGTCGTCGCTGCTGAACAAGGTCGCCGACGAGGACCGTGTCGTCGTCAACGAGATCGCGGGCACCACCCGCGACCCGGTCGACGAGCTCATCGAACTCGGCGGTATCACCTGGAAGTTCGTCGACACGGCGGGCATCCGCAAGCGGGTCCACCTCCAGCAGGGTGCCGACTACTACGCCTCGCTGCGTACGGCCGCAGCCGTCGAGAAGGCGGAGGTCGCGGTCATCCTGATCGACGCCTCCGAGTCCATCTCCATCCAGGACCAGCGCATCGTCACGATGGCGGTCGACGCGGGCCGCGCGATCGTCCTCGCCTTCAACAAGTGGGACACCCTCGACGAGGAGCGCCGCTACTACCTGGAGCGGGAGATCGAGACGGAGCTCGGCCAGGTGGCGTGGGCGCCTCGGGTGAACGTGTCCGCGCGCACCGGCCGCCACATGGAGAAGCTCGTCCCCGCGATCGAGACGGCGCTGGACGGCTGGGAGACCCGCGTTCCGACGGGCCGGCTGAACGCGTTCCTCGGTGAGCTGGTCGCCGCCCACCCGCACCCGGTCCGGGGCGGCAAGCAGCCGCGCATCCTCTTCGGCACGCAGGCGGGCACCAAGCCGCCGCGGTTCGTGCTCTTCGCCTCCGGCTTCATCGAGGCGGGCTACCGACGCTTCATCGAGCGTCGACTGCGCGAGGAGTTCGGCTTCGAGGGGACGCCGATCCACATCTCCGTGCGGGTGCGCGAGAAGCGCGGCAACAAGAAGAAGTAG
- the cmk gene encoding (d)CMP kinase codes for MENGAARTAPAVIVAIDGPSGTGKSSTSKAVAAQLGLSYLDTGAQYRAITWWMVNNGIDITDPDAIADVAGKAEIVSGTDPSAPTITVDGTDVAGPIRTQEVTSKVSAVSAVPEVRARITELQRSLAANAEYGIVVEGRDIGTTVLPDADLKIFLTASPEARAARRSGELKGADINATREALIKRDAADSSRKTSPLAKADDAVEVDTSDLTLQQVIECVVTLVEEKRAAK; via the coding sequence GTGGAAAACGGCGCCGCCCGGACCGCCCCGGCAGTGATTGTCGCCATCGACGGCCCCTCCGGCACGGGCAAGTCGAGCACCTCGAAGGCCGTGGCCGCGCAGCTCGGCCTCAGCTACCTGGACACGGGGGCCCAGTACCGGGCGATCACCTGGTGGATGGTGAACAACGGGATCGACATCACGGACCCCGACGCGATCGCCGACGTGGCCGGCAAGGCCGAGATCGTCTCCGGCACGGACCCGTCCGCGCCGACGATCACCGTGGACGGCACGGATGTCGCGGGCCCGATCCGCACCCAGGAGGTCACCTCCAAGGTCAGCGCGGTCAGCGCGGTGCCCGAAGTGCGTGCCCGGATCACCGAACTGCAGCGCTCGCTCGCCGCGAACGCCGAGTACGGCATCGTCGTCGAGGGCCGCGACATCGGTACGACGGTGCTGCCCGACGCGGACCTGAAGATCTTCCTCACCGCCTCGCCGGAGGCGCGTGCCGCCCGCCGCAGCGGTGAGCTGAAGGGCGCCGACATAAACGCGACCCGCGAGGCCCTGATCAAGCGGGACGCGGCGGACTCCAGCCGCAAGACCTCGCCGCTCGCGAAGGCGGACGACGCGGTCGAGGTGGACACCTCCGACCTCACGCTCCAGCAGGTCATCGAGTGCGTCGTCACCCTCGTCGAGGAGAAGCGGGCCGCGAAGTGA
- a CDS encoding transglycosylase family protein, whose protein sequence is MSECAENTRRPSKARTTRTTAVLAGAALLAPLGLLAATGNAAAADSGVWDRIAKCESGGNWHINTGNGYYGGLQFSAGTWRAYGGAAYASTADKASRSAQIAIATKVQRAQGWGAWPTCSARAGAYGGAPASSGGSAGSGSAGTESAPVKTKKSYKSAPAKTKSPKAPTRSQGHADRGMSRANYTVRSGDTLSTIAAAHGTTWRTVYAANRAVIGGDPNLILPGQRLAL, encoded by the coding sequence ATGTCCGAATGTGCCGAGAACACTCGTCGGCCCAGTAAGGCTCGTACGACTCGTACGACCGCAGTCCTCGCCGGCGCGGCCCTGCTCGCCCCGCTCGGACTGCTCGCCGCGACCGGCAACGCCGCCGCGGCCGACAGCGGAGTGTGGGACCGCATCGCCAAGTGCGAGAGCGGCGGAAACTGGCACATCAACACCGGCAACGGCTACTACGGAGGGCTCCAGTTCTCCGCCGGCACCTGGCGTGCGTACGGCGGAGCGGCCTACGCGTCGACCGCCGACAAGGCCTCCAGGTCCGCGCAGATCGCCATCGCCACCAAGGTCCAGCGCGCACAGGGGTGGGGCGCATGGCCCACCTGCTCGGCGCGCGCCGGAGCGTACGGAGGCGCACCCGCCTCCTCGGGCGGCTCGGCCGGCTCAGGATCGGCCGGCACCGAGTCCGCCCCCGTGAAGACCAAGAAGTCGTACAAGTCCGCCCCCGCGAAGACGAAGTCGCCGAAGGCGCCGACTCGTTCGCAGGGCCACGCCGACCGCGGTATGTCCCGCGCCAACTACACCGTCCGCAGCGGCGACACGCTGAGCACGATCGCGGCAGCGCACGGGACCACCTGGCGGACGGTCTACGCGGCCAACAGGGCCGTCATCGGCG
- a CDS encoding prephenate dehydrogenase, with protein sequence MRTALVIGTGLIGTSAALALASRGVVVHLADHDPEQARTAAALGAGTDEAPEGPVDLAIVAAPPAHVAATLADAMRRGAARGYLDVASVKGGPRRELEALGLDLSCYIGSHPMSGREKSGPLAATGDLFEGRPWVLTPTRDTDTEVLNLALELVSHCRAVPVVMDADAHDRAVALVSHMPHLVSSMVAARLENAEEAAVRLCGQGIRDVTRIAASDPRMWIDILSANPGPVADLLADVSADLDETVQALRALQSSDEAKRREGATGIEDVLRRGNAGQVRVPGKHGSAPRAYEVVAVLIDDQPGQLARIFADAGMAGVNIEDVRIEHATGQQAGLVQLMVEPKAAQVLSTALRERGWALRG encoded by the coding sequence GTGAGAACCGCACTCGTCATCGGAACCGGGCTGATCGGCACGTCCGCCGCGCTGGCGCTCGCCTCGCGCGGCGTCGTCGTCCACCTCGCCGACCACGACCCGGAGCAGGCCCGTACGGCGGCCGCGCTGGGCGCAGGCACCGACGAGGCACCCGAGGGGCCCGTCGACCTCGCGATCGTGGCGGCCCCGCCCGCCCACGTGGCCGCGACGCTCGCCGACGCCATGCGGCGCGGCGCTGCCCGTGGCTACCTCGACGTGGCCAGCGTCAAGGGCGGCCCGCGCCGCGAGCTGGAGGCCCTCGGCCTCGACCTCTCCTGCTACATCGGCTCGCACCCCATGTCGGGACGCGAGAAGTCGGGCCCGCTGGCCGCGACCGGAGATCTCTTCGAGGGCCGTCCCTGGGTGCTCACCCCCACCCGCGACACGGACACCGAGGTCCTGAACCTCGCGCTGGAGCTGGTCTCGCACTGCCGTGCCGTGCCCGTCGTGATGGACGCCGACGCCCACGACCGTGCCGTCGCCCTCGTCTCCCACATGCCCCACCTGGTGTCCAGCATGGTCGCCGCCCGTCTGGAGAACGCCGAGGAGGCGGCCGTACGGCTCTGCGGACAGGGCATCCGCGACGTCACCCGCATCGCGGCCTCCGACCCCCGGATGTGGATCGACATCCTCTCCGCGAACCCGGGCCCGGTCGCCGACCTCCTCGCCGACGTCTCCGCCGACCTCGACGAGACGGTCCAGGCCCTGCGCGCCCTGCAGTCCTCCGACGAGGCCAAGCGCCGCGAGGGCGCCACCGGTATCGAGGACGTCCTGCGCCGCGGCAACGCGGGCCAGGTCCGCGTTCCCGGCAAGCACGGCTCCGCCCCGCGCGCCTATGAGGTCGTCGCCGTCCTCATCGACGACCAGCCCGGCCAGCTGGCCCGGATCTTCGCCGACGCCGGAATGGCCGGGGTCAACATCGAGGACGTACGCATCGAGCACGCGACCGGCCAGCAGGCGGGCCTGGTCCAGCTGATGGTCGAGCCGAAGGCGGCCCAGGTGCTGAGCACGGCGCTGAGGGAGCGGGGCTGGGCCCTGAGGGGTTGA
- a CDS encoding lysophospholipid acyltransferase family protein, whose product MRRHPRRGEAGREVSQAPSAPTLRGAEVGRRIGVGLMYGLWKPRVLGAWKVPVAGPVILAVNHSHNIDGPMVMGVAPRPTHFLIKKEAFIGPLDPFLLGIGQVKVDRTTTDRTAVTHALGVLDNGGVLGIFPEGTRGEGDFASLRAGLSYFAVRSGAPIVPVAVLGSTERRGRLIKGLPPLRSRVDVVFGDPFEAGDGSGRRTRKALDEATVRIQKQLTAHLEHARRLTGRPENAGRSTEH is encoded by the coding sequence GTGCGTCGTCACCCTCGTCGAGGAGAAGCGGGCCGCGAAGTGAGCCAAGCCCCGTCCGCCCCGACACTGAGGGGCGCCGAGGTCGGGCGCCGTATCGGCGTCGGCCTGATGTACGGCCTGTGGAAGCCGCGCGTGCTGGGCGCCTGGAAGGTCCCCGTGGCCGGCCCGGTGATCCTGGCCGTGAACCACTCGCACAACATCGACGGACCGATGGTCATGGGCGTGGCGCCCCGGCCCACGCACTTCCTGATCAAGAAGGAAGCGTTCATCGGCCCGCTCGACCCGTTCCTGCTCGGCATCGGGCAGGTCAAGGTGGACCGTACGACCACCGACCGCACCGCGGTCACCCACGCCCTCGGCGTGCTGGACAACGGCGGCGTCCTCGGGATCTTCCCGGAGGGCACGCGCGGCGAGGGCGACTTCGCGTCGCTGCGCGCCGGGCTCTCGTACTTCGCCGTGCGCAGCGGCGCCCCGATCGTCCCGGTCGCGGTGCTGGGAAGCACGGAGAGGCGCGGACGGTTGATAAAGGGGCTGCCTCCGCTCAGGAGCCGGGTGGACGTCGTCTTCGGCGACCCCTTCGAAGCGGGCGACGGCAGCGGACGACGTACGCGCAAGGCCCTCGACGAGGCGACCGTGCGCATCCAGAAGCAGCTCACCGCGCACCTGGAGCATGCCAGGCGGCTGACCGGTCGCCCGGAAAACGCCGGGCGCTCCACCGAGCACTAG